Proteins encoded by one window of Lates calcarifer isolate ASB-BC8 linkage group LG5, TLL_Latcal_v3, whole genome shotgun sequence:
- the LOC108896473 gene encoding mucin-5AC isoform X5 — MEHQHHQGFTTMDTSAATTTATPPPEPKIKLGFKLEETFKPQLTNKSSPEFKELEDKVTTALNAVYSEKFGSSFNRTIIKSFSQGSVVVDAELIFNNVTMLPNGSSAAQTLQDAVSSSNFSLSVNATSITAAVVLAPTQAPATVAPSTLMSTTPTTVNATSTPVNMTSPPLNTTSPPLNATSPLVNPTLPPFNATSAPVNMTSPPLNATSPPVNMSSPPPNATSPPVNMTSPPLNATSPLVNPTLPPFNATSTPLNMTSQSLNATSPLVNPTLPPFNATSTPVNMTSPPLNATSPSLNATSPPVNMTSPPLNATSPLVNPTSPPVNMTSPPLNATSPPVNMTSPPLNATSPLVNPTSPPVNTTSPPLNATSPLVNPTSPPVNMTSPPLNATSPPVNMTSPPLNATSPLVNPTSPPVNTTSPPLNATSPPVNMTSPPLNATSPSLNATSPPVNMTSPPLNATSPSLNATLPPVNMTSPPLNATSPPVNMTSPPLNPTSPLVNPTSPPLNATSPLVNPTSPPVNATSPPVNPTSPPLNMTTPPVSATLPPPVTTIQFPGNASSPPVNGTSAPPRITTMGTSAATTTATLPPEPKIKLGFKLEETFKPQLTNKSSPEFKELEDKVTTALNAVYSEKFGSSFNRTIIKSFSQGSVVVDAELIFNNVTMLPNGSSAAQTLQDAVSSSNFSLSVNATSITAAVVLAPTQAPATVAPSTLMSTTPTTGNASSPPVNGTSAPPRITTMGTSAATTTATLPPEPKIKLGFKLEETFKPQLTNKSSPEFKELEDKVTTALNAVYSEKFGSSFNRTIIKSFSQGSVVVDAELIFNNVTMLPNGSSVAQTLQDAVSSSNFSLSVNATSITAAVVLAPTQAPATVAPSTLMSTTPTTVNATSTPVNMTSPPLNATSPSLNATSPPVNMTSPPLNATSPLVNPTSPPVNMTSPPLNTTSPPVNMTSPPLNATSPLVNPTSPPVNMTSPPLNTTSPPVNITSPPLNATSPLVNPTSPPVNVTSPPLNATSPPVSTMSPLGNATSQPITGTSAQPVITTVITTQTTTDAPSAESKIMLGFKLKQTFTKQLANQSSDEFKALANKVKRTLDDVYSKQYGSRFLRSEINSFSEGSVVVNAELIFQNASSVPENSAVANVLAEAASNSSNFSIPLNVTSIVATRISTPTAAPTSVPTMPITSAAVNATAAPSAAPNATTVLTTVPTAAPNVTAPPTAAPNATAAPTAASTAAPTTSTTTTSTNPPTSSEGTLGLAFSLNQTFTSDLSDSSSAAFKSLAASVVKEVNKVGQKVYGSSYSRSIVNKFTSGSVDVDMTLVFTNKNSVPSASNATSEFSSELTSSSSSLNIVSGSVRATSSSSSTAAPNVTATPTAAPTAAPNATAASTAAPTAAPTAVPNATAASTAAPTAAPNATAASTAAPTAAPNATAAPTAASTAAPTTSTTTASTNPPTSSEGTLGLAFSLNQTFTSDLSDSSSAAFKSLAASVVKEVNKVGQKVYGSSYSRSIVNKFTSGSVDVDMTLVFTNKNSVPSASNATSEFSSELTSSSSSLNIVSGSVRATSSSSSTAAPNVTATPTAAPTAAPNATAAPTAAPTAAPNATAAPTAAPTVAPNATAAPTAAPTAASTVTSTSTTTTTTTATETTTTASTNPPTSSEGTLGLTFSLNQTFTSDLSDSSSAAFKSLAASVVKELNKVGKRLYPLSFLRSIVNSFTSGSVVVNSTLVFKDSNSVPSASNATSQFSTELMSNSSSLNVIPGSVSAQSTSSSSSAPRPTMGSWAVFSLTLVAVAQIL; from the exons ATGGAACATCAGCACCACCAAGGATTCACAACAATGGACACTTCAGCTGCAACCACAACAGCTACTCCACCACCAGAGCCAAAAATTAAGTTGGGATTCAAGTTGGAAGAGACATTTAAACCACAGCTTACAAACAAATCTTCACCAGAATTCAAAGAATTAGAAGACAAAGTAACCACAGCC CTCAATGCAGTGTATTCAGAAAAATTTGGCTCAAGCTTCAATCGAACTATCATCAAGAGCTTCAG TCAAGGTTCCGTGGTGGTAGATGCTGAGCTGATATTCAATAATGTAACCATGCTACCAAATGGCAGTTCTGCGGCTCAAACTTTGCAAGATGCTGTTTCCAGCTCAAATTTTTCCCTCAGTGTCAATGCAACATCTATTACTGCAGCAG TTGTGTTAGCACCGACTCAAGCCCCAGCCACAGTTGCACCTTCAACACTGATGAGTACAACTCCCACAACAG TCAATGCAACCTCAACACCAGTCAACATGACCTCACCACCACTCAACACAACCTCACCACCACTCAATGCAACCTCACCACTAGTCAACCCAACCTTACCACCATTCAATGCAACCTCAGCACCAGTCAACATGACCTCACCTCCACTCAACGCAACCTCACCACCAGTCAACATGTCCTCACCACCACCCAACGCAACCTCACCACCAGTCAACATGACCTCACCACCACTCAATGCAACCTCACCACTAGTCAACCCAACCTTACCACCATTCAATGCAACCTCAACACCACTCAACATGACTTCACAATCACTCAATGCAACCTCACCACTAGTCAACCCAACCTTACCACCATTCAATGCAACCTCAACACCAGTCAACATGACCTCACCACCACTCAACGCAACCTCACCATCACTCAATGCAACCTCACCACCAGTCAACATGACCTCACCACCACTCAACGCAACCTCACCACTAGTCAACCCAACCTCACCACCAGTCAACATGACCTCACCACCACTCAACGCAACCTCACCACCAGTCAACATGACCTCACCTCCACTCAATGCAACCTCACCACTAGTCAACCCAACCTCACCACCAGTCAACACAACCTCACCACCACTCAATGCAACCTCACCATTAGTCAACCCAACCTCACCACCAGTCAACATGACCTCACCACCACTCAACGCAACCTCACCACCAGTCAACATGACCTCACCTCCACTCAATGCAACCTCACCACTAGTCAACCCAACCTCACCACCAGTCAACACAACCTCACCACCACTCAATGCAACCTCACCACCAGTCAACATGACCTCACCACCACTCAACGCAACCTCACCATCACTCAATGCAACCTCACCACCAGTCAACATGACCTCACCACCACTCAACGCAACCTCACCATCACTCAATGCAACCCTACCACCAGTCAACATGACCTCACCACCACTCAACGCAACCTCACCACCAGTCAACATGACTTCACCACCACTCAACCCAACCTCACCACTAGTCAACCCAACCTCACCACCACTCAATGCAACCTCACCATTAGTCAACCCAACCTCACCACCAGTCAATGCAACCTCACCACCAGTCAATCCAACCTCACCACCACTCAACATGACTACACCACCAGTCAGTGCAACCTTACCACCTCCAGTTACCACAATTCAATTCCCAG GTAATGCAAGCTCTCCTCCTGTAAATGGAACATCGGCACCACCAAGAATCACAACAATGGGCACTTCAGCAGCAACCACAACAGCTACTCTACCACCAGAGCCAAAAATTAAGCTGGGATTCAAGTTGGAAGAGACATTTAAACCACAGCTTACAAACAAATCTTCACCAGAATTCAAAGAATTAGAAGACAAAGTAACCACAGCC CTCAATGCAGTGTATTCAGAAAAATTTGGCTCAAGCTTCAATCGAACTATCATCAAGAGCTTCAG TCAAGGTTCCGTGGTGGTAGATGCTGAGCTGATATTCAATAATGTAACCATGCTACCAAATGGCAGTTCTGCGGCTCAAACTTTGCAAGATGCTGTTTCCAGCTCAAATTTTTCCCTCAGTGTCAATGCAACATCTATTACTGCAGCAG TTGTGTTAGCACCGACTCAAGCCCCAGCCACAGTTGCACCTTCAACACTGATGAGTACAACTCCCACAACAG GTAATGCAAGCTCTCCTCCTGTAAATGGAACATCGGCACCACCAAGAATCACAACAATGGGCACTTCAGCAGCAACCACAACAGCTACTCTACCACCAGAGCCAAAAATTAAGCTGGGATTCAAGTTGGAAGAGACATTTAAACCACAGCTTACAAACAAATCTTCACCAGAATTCAAAGAATTAGAAGACAAAGTAACCACAGCC CTCAATGCAGTGTATTCAGAAAAATTTGGCTCAAGCTTCAATCGAACTATCATCAAGAGCTTCAG TCAAGGTTCCGTGGTGGTAGATGCTGAGCTGATATTCAATAATGTAACCATGCTACCAAATGGCAGTTCTGTGGCTCAAACTTTGCAAGATGCTGTTTCCAGCTCAAATTTTTCCCTCAGTGTCAATGCAACATCTATTACTGCAGCAG ttgtgttAGCACCGACTCAAGCCCCAGCCACAGTTGCACCTTCAACACTGATGAGTACAACTCCCACAACAG TCAATGCAACCTCAACACCAGTCAACATGACCTCACCACCACTCAACGCAACCTCACCATCACTCAATGCAACCTCACCACCAGTCAACATGACCTCACCACCACTCAACGCAACCTCACCACTAGTCAACCCAACCTCACCACCAGTCAACATGACCTCACCACCACTCAACACAACCTCACCACCAGTCAACATGACCTCACCTCCACTCAATGCAACCTCACCACTAGTCAACCCAACCTCACCACCAGTCAACATGACCTCACCACCACTCAACACAACCTCACCACCAGTCAACATCACCTCACCTCCACTCAACGCAACCTCACCACTAGTCAACCCAACCTCACCACCAGTCAACGTGACCTCACCACCACTCAACGCAACCTCACCACCAGTCTCAACCATGTCACCTCTAG GTAATGCAACCTCCCAACCAATAACTGGAACATCAGCACAACCAGTTATCACAACTGTTATCACAACTCAGACAACAACAGATGCCCCATCTGCAGAATCAAAGATCATGTTGGGATTTAAGTTGAAGCAAACTTTTACAAAACAACTTGCAAACCAATCCTCTGATGAGTTCAAAGCATTGGCAAACAAAGTAAAAAGGACA CTTGATGATGTCTATTCAAAACAATATGGAAGTCGTTTCCTTCGATCTGAGATAAACTCTTTCAG TGAAGGTTCAGTTGTGGTAAATGCTGAGCTAATATTCCAAAATGCCAGCTCAGTCCCAGAAAACAGTGCTGTGGCAAATGTACTGGCGGAGGCAGCGTCCAACAGTTCCAACTTCTCCATTCCACTGAATGTAACAAGCATTGTTGCAACAA GAATAAGTACACCAACAGCCGCACCTACATCTGTTCCTACTATGCCTATCACCTCAGCTGCTGTCAATGCTACAGCTGCTCCATCTGCTGCCCCTAATGCTACAACTGTCCTGACTACAGTTCCAACTGCTGCTCCCAATGTTACAGCTCCTCCAACCGCTGCTCCTAATGCAACAGCTGCCCCTACAGCTGCTTCCACAGCTGCACCAACTACGTCAACCACCACTACATCAACAAATCCTCCTACATCCAGTGAGGGAACCCTGGGTCTTGCATTCAGTCTCAACCAAACATTTACATCAGATCTCTCAGACTCATCCTCAGCTGCATTTAAGTCTTTAGCTGCATCAGTGGTCAAAGAG GTAAACAAAGTAGGTCAAAAGGTGTATGGATCATCTTACAGTCGCTCTATTGTCAACAAGTTCAC gagtGGATCAGTGGATGTCGACATGACTCTTGTGTTCACTAATAAAAACTCAGTTCCTTCAGCAAGCAATGCAACTTCAGAATTCAGCAGTGAACTCACTAGCAGCTCTTCCTCCCTGAACATTGTATCAGGCAGTGTTCGTGCAA cttcctcttcttcttccaccGCTGCACCTAATGTTACAGCCACcccaactgcagctccaactgcaGCTCCTAATGCTACAGCTGCttcaactgcagctccaactgcagctccaactgcaGTTCCTAATGCTACAGCTGCttcaactgcagctccaactgctGCTCCTAATGCTACAGCTGCttcaactgcagctccaactgcaGCTCCTAATGCAACAGCTGCCCCTACAGCTGCTTCCACAGCTGCACCAACTACGTCAACCACCACTGCATCAACAAATCCTCCTACATCCAGTGAGGGAACCCTGGGTCTTGCATTCAGTCTCAACCAAACATTTACATCAGATCTCTCAGACTCATCCTCAGCTGCATTTAAGTCTTTAGCTGCATCAGTGGTCAAAGAG GTAAACAAAGTAGGTCAAAAGGTGTATGGATCATCTTACAGTCGCTCTATTGTCAACAAGTTCAC gagtGGATCAGTGGATGTCGACATGACTCTTGTGTTCACTAATAAAAACTCAGTTCCTTCAGCAAGCAATGCAACTTCAGAATTCAGCAGTGAACTCACTAGCAGCTCTTCCTCCCTGAACATTGTATCAGGCAGTGTTCGTGCAA cttcctcttcttcttccaccGCTGCACCTAATGTTACAGCCACcccaactgcagctccaactgcaGCTCCTAATgctacagctgctccaactgcagctccaactgcaGCTCCTAATgctacagctgccccaactgcagctccaactgtTGCTCCTAATgctacagctgccccaactgcagctccaactgcgGCTTCTACTGTGACATCCACTTCCACCACTACAACAACTACGACAGCTACAGAAACCACCACCACTGCATCAACAAATCCTCCTACATCCAGTGAGGGAACCCTGGGTCTTACATTCAGTCTCAACCAAACATTTACATCAGATCTCTCAGACTCATCCTCAGCTGCATTTAAGTCTTTAGCTGCATCAGTGGTCAAAGAG TTAAACAAAGTGGGGAAAAGGCTGTATCCATTATCCTTCCTTCGCTCCATCGTTAACTCATTCAC GAGTGGATCAGTAGTCGTCAACTCAACTCTTGTGTTCAAAGATAGTAACTCAGTTCCCTCTGCAAGCAATGCAACTTCACAATTCAGCACTGAACTTATGAGCAACTCTTCCTCCCTGAACGTTATACCAGGCAGTGTTTCTGCAC AGTCAACATCTTCATCAAGCAGTGCTCCTCGGCCCACGATGGGCTCATGGGCAGTCTTTTCACTAACACTGGTGGCTGTGGCACAGATTCTATAG
- the LOC108896473 gene encoding mucin-5AC isoform X18 — protein sequence MEHQHHQGFTTMDTSAATTTATPPPEPKIKLGFKLEETFKPQLTNKSSPEFKELEDKVTTALNAVYSEKFGSSFNRTIIKSFSQGSVVVDAELIFNNVTMLPNGSSAAQTLQDAVSSSNFSLSVNATSITAAVVLAPTQAPATVAPSTLMSTTPTTVNPTSPPLNMTTPPVSATLPPPVTTIQFPGNASSPPVNGTSAPPRITTMGTSAATTTATLPPEPKIKLGFKLEETFKPQLTNKSSPEFKELEDKVTTALNAVYSEKFGSSFNRTIIKSFSQGSVVVDAELIFNNVTMLPNGSSAAQTLQDAVSSSNFSLSVNATSITAAVVLAPTQAPATVAPSTLMSTTPTTVNPTSPPLNMTTPPVSATLPPPVTTIQFPGNASSPPVNGTSAPPRITTMGTSAATTTATLPPEPKIKLGFKLEETFKPQLTNKSSPEFKELEDKVTTALNAVYSEKFGSSFNRTIIKSFSQGSVVVDAELIFNNVTMLPNGSSVAQTLQDAVSSSNFSLSVNATSITAAVVLAPTQAPATVAPSTLMSTTPTTVNATSTPVNMTSPPLNATSPSLNATSPPVNMTSPPLNATSPLVNPTSPPVNMTSPPLNTTSPPVNMTSPPLNATSPLVNPTSPPVNMTSPPLNTTSPPVNITSPPLNATSPLVNPTSPPVNVTSPPLNATSPPVSTMSPLGNATSQPITGTSAQPVITTVITTQTTTDAPSAESKIMLGFKLKQTFTKQLANQSSDEFKALANKVKRTLDDVYSKQYGSRFLRSEINSFSEGSVVVNAELIFQNASSVPENSAVANVLAEAASNSSNFSIPLNVTSIVATRISTPTAAPTSVPTMPITSAAVNATAAPSAAPNATTVLTTVPTAAPNVTAPPTAAPNATAAPTAASTAAPTTSTTTTSTNPPTSSEGTLGLAFSLNQTFTSDLSDSSSAAFKSLAASVVKEVNKVGQKVYGSSYSRSIVNKFTSGSVDVDMTLVFTNKNSVPSASNATSEFSSELTSSSSSLNIVSGSVRATSSSSSTAAPNVTATPTAAPTAAPNATAASTAAPTAAPTAVPNATAASTAAPTAAPNATAASTAAPTAAPNATAAPTAASTAAPTTSTTTASTNPPTSSEGTLGLAFSLNQTFTSDLSDSSSAAFKSLAASVVKEVNKVGQKVYGSSYSRSIVNKFTSGSVDVDMTLVFTNKNSVPSASNATSEFSSELTSSSSSLNIVSGSVRATSSSSSTAAPNVTATPTAAPTAAPNATAAPTAAPTAAPNATAAPTAAPTVAPNATAAPTAAPTAASTVTSTSTTTTTTTATETTTTASTNPPTSSEGTLGLTFSLNQTFTSDLSDSSSAAFKSLAASVVKELNKVGKRLYPLSFLRSIVNSFTSGSVVVNSTLVFKDSNSVPSASNATSQFSTELMSNSSSLNVIPGSVSAQSTSSSSSAPRPTMGSWAVFSLTLVAVAQIL from the exons ATGGAACATCAGCACCACCAAGGATTCACAACAATGGACACTTCAGCTGCAACCACAACAGCTACTCCACCACCAGAGCCAAAAATTAAGTTGGGATTCAAGTTGGAAGAGACATTTAAACCACAGCTTACAAACAAATCTTCACCAGAATTCAAAGAATTAGAAGACAAAGTAACCACAGCC CTCAATGCAGTGTATTCAGAAAAATTTGGCTCAAGCTTCAATCGAACTATCATCAAGAGCTTCAG TCAAGGTTCCGTGGTGGTAGATGCTGAGCTGATATTCAATAATGTAACCATGCTACCAAATGGCAGTTCTGCGGCTCAAACTTTGCAAGATGCTGTTTCCAGCTCAAATTTTTCCCTCAGTGTCAATGCAACATCTATTACTGCAGCAG TTGTGTTAGCACCGACTCAAGCCCCAGCCACAGTTGCACCTTCAACACTGATGAGTACAACTCCCACAACAG TCAATCCAACCTCACCACCACTCAACATGACTACACCACCAGTCAGTGCAACCTTACCACCTCCAGTTACCACAATTCAATTCCCAG GTAATGCAAGCTCTCCTCCTGTAAATGGAACATCGGCACCACCAAGAATCACAACAATGGGCACTTCAGCAGCAACCACAACAGCTACTCTACCACCAGAGCCAAAAATTAAGCTGGGATTCAAGTTGGAAGAGACATTTAAACCACAGCTTACAAACAAATCTTCACCAGAATTCAAAGAATTAGAAGACAAAGTAACCACAGCC CTCAATGCAGTGTATTCAGAAAAATTTGGCTCAAGCTTCAATCGAACTATCATCAAGAGCTTCAG TCAAGGTTCCGTGGTGGTAGATGCTGAGCTGATATTCAATAATGTAACCATGCTACCAAATGGCAGTTCTGCGGCTCAAACTTTGCAAGATGCTGTTTCCAGCTCAAATTTTTCCCTCAGTGTCAATGCAACATCTATTACTGCAGCAG TTGTGTTAGCACCGACTCAAGCCCCAGCCACAGTTGCACCTTCAACACTGATGAGTACAACTCCCACAACAG TCAATCCAACCTCACCACCACTCAACATGACTACACCACCAGTCAGTGCAACCTTACCACCTCCAGTTACCACAATTCAATTCCCAG GTAATGCAAGCTCTCCTCCTGTAAATGGAACATCGGCACCACCAAGAATCACAACAATGGGCACTTCAGCAGCAACCACAACAGCTACTCTACCACCAGAGCCAAAAATTAAGCTGGGATTCAAGTTGGAAGAGACATTTAAACCACAGCTTACAAACAAATCTTCACCAGAATTCAAAGAATTAGAAGACAAAGTAACCACAGCC CTCAATGCAGTGTATTCAGAAAAATTTGGCTCAAGCTTCAATCGAACTATCATCAAGAGCTTCAG TCAAGGTTCCGTGGTGGTAGATGCTGAGCTGATATTCAATAATGTAACCATGCTACCAAATGGCAGTTCTGTGGCTCAAACTTTGCAAGATGCTGTTTCCAGCTCAAATTTTTCCCTCAGTGTCAATGCAACATCTATTACTGCAGCAG ttgtgttAGCACCGACTCAAGCCCCAGCCACAGTTGCACCTTCAACACTGATGAGTACAACTCCCACAACAG TCAATGCAACCTCAACACCAGTCAACATGACCTCACCACCACTCAACGCAACCTCACCATCACTCAATGCAACCTCACCACCAGTCAACATGACCTCACCACCACTCAACGCAACCTCACCACTAGTCAACCCAACCTCACCACCAGTCAACATGACCTCACCACCACTCAACACAACCTCACCACCAGTCAACATGACCTCACCTCCACTCAATGCAACCTCACCACTAGTCAACCCAACCTCACCACCAGTCAACATGACCTCACCACCACTCAACACAACCTCACCACCAGTCAACATCACCTCACCTCCACTCAACGCAACCTCACCACTAGTCAACCCAACCTCACCACCAGTCAACGTGACCTCACCACCACTCAACGCAACCTCACCACCAGTCTCAACCATGTCACCTCTAG GTAATGCAACCTCCCAACCAATAACTGGAACATCAGCACAACCAGTTATCACAACTGTTATCACAACTCAGACAACAACAGATGCCCCATCTGCAGAATCAAAGATCATGTTGGGATTTAAGTTGAAGCAAACTTTTACAAAACAACTTGCAAACCAATCCTCTGATGAGTTCAAAGCATTGGCAAACAAAGTAAAAAGGACA CTTGATGATGTCTATTCAAAACAATATGGAAGTCGTTTCCTTCGATCTGAGATAAACTCTTTCAG TGAAGGTTCAGTTGTGGTAAATGCTGAGCTAATATTCCAAAATGCCAGCTCAGTCCCAGAAAACAGTGCTGTGGCAAATGTACTGGCGGAGGCAGCGTCCAACAGTTCCAACTTCTCCATTCCACTGAATGTAACAAGCATTGTTGCAACAA GAATAAGTACACCAACAGCCGCACCTACATCTGTTCCTACTATGCCTATCACCTCAGCTGCTGTCAATGCTACAGCTGCTCCATCTGCTGCCCCTAATGCTACAACTGTCCTGACTACAGTTCCAACTGCTGCTCCCAATGTTACAGCTCCTCCAACCGCTGCTCCTAATGCAACAGCTGCCCCTACAGCTGCTTCCACAGCTGCACCAACTACGTCAACCACCACTACATCAACAAATCCTCCTACATCCAGTGAGGGAACCCTGGGTCTTGCATTCAGTCTCAACCAAACATTTACATCAGATCTCTCAGACTCATCCTCAGCTGCATTTAAGTCTTTAGCTGCATCAGTGGTCAAAGAG GTAAACAAAGTAGGTCAAAAGGTGTATGGATCATCTTACAGTCGCTCTATTGTCAACAAGTTCAC gagtGGATCAGTGGATGTCGACATGACTCTTGTGTTCACTAATAAAAACTCAGTTCCTTCAGCAAGCAATGCAACTTCAGAATTCAGCAGTGAACTCACTAGCAGCTCTTCCTCCCTGAACATTGTATCAGGCAGTGTTCGTGCAA cttcctcttcttcttccaccGCTGCACCTAATGTTACAGCCACcccaactgcagctccaactgcaGCTCCTAATGCTACAGCTGCttcaactgcagctccaactgcagctccaactgcaGTTCCTAATGCTACAGCTGCttcaactgcagctccaactgctGCTCCTAATGCTACAGCTGCttcaactgcagctccaactgcaGCTCCTAATGCAACAGCTGCCCCTACAGCTGCTTCCACAGCTGCACCAACTACGTCAACCACCACTGCATCAACAAATCCTCCTACATCCAGTGAGGGAACCCTGGGTCTTGCATTCAGTCTCAACCAAACATTTACATCAGATCTCTCAGACTCATCCTCAGCTGCATTTAAGTCTTTAGCTGCATCAGTGGTCAAAGAG GTAAACAAAGTAGGTCAAAAGGTGTATGGATCATCTTACAGTCGCTCTATTGTCAACAAGTTCAC gagtGGATCAGTGGATGTCGACATGACTCTTGTGTTCACTAATAAAAACTCAGTTCCTTCAGCAAGCAATGCAACTTCAGAATTCAGCAGTGAACTCACTAGCAGCTCTTCCTCCCTGAACATTGTATCAGGCAGTGTTCGTGCAA cttcctcttcttcttccaccGCTGCACCTAATGTTACAGCCACcccaactgcagctccaactgcaGCTCCTAATgctacagctgctccaactgcagctccaactgcaGCTCCTAATgctacagctgccccaactgcagctccaactgtTGCTCCTAATgctacagctgccccaactgcagctccaactgcgGCTTCTACTGTGACATCCACTTCCACCACTACAACAACTACGACAGCTACAGAAACCACCACCACTGCATCAACAAATCCTCCTACATCCAGTGAGGGAACCCTGGGTCTTACATTCAGTCTCAACCAAACATTTACATCAGATCTCTCAGACTCATCCTCAGCTGCATTTAAGTCTTTAGCTGCATCAGTGGTCAAAGAG TTAAACAAAGTGGGGAAAAGGCTGTATCCATTATCCTTCCTTCGCTCCATCGTTAACTCATTCAC GAGTGGATCAGTAGTCGTCAACTCAACTCTTGTGTTCAAAGATAGTAACTCAGTTCCCTCTGCAAGCAATGCAACTTCACAATTCAGCACTGAACTTATGAGCAACTCTTCCTCCCTGAACGTTATACCAGGCAGTGTTTCTGCAC AGTCAACATCTTCATCAAGCAGTGCTCCTCGGCCCACGATGGGCTCATGGGCAGTCTTTTCACTAACACTGGTGGCTGTGGCACAGATTCTATAG